Genomic segment of Triticum aestivum cultivar Chinese Spring chromosome 6A, IWGSC CS RefSeq v2.1, whole genome shotgun sequence:
GGGATATTAATTAGTGGGTCTGGTTTCTATATATACACGGCAATTGCAGTGTTTGGAGAGGAATGCTAGTTTTTGCGTCTTATTGTTCTCGAAAAGTAGctggctagtactccctccgttacaaatataagatgttttggatatttgaatatggactacatacagactgaaatgagtgaacaaacacactaaaacgtgtctatagaCATCTGGTTCACAAAAAAgatagaacatcttatatttgtgaacgaagTGAGTAAAACTCAGTTTGTGTTGCTCTTGGTTGTATGATGGATTGACTGTGAACAGTACTTCCACCATTAGGTCTTATATTTGGTGTGCATTTACTGATTGTTGGTGAGCTGGCTACTAATGTCCTGTTGGTTCCTGGAAGCAAAATCTGTTTTGTTTCTCAGGAATAGAAATGGGAGTCTTCTGTAATGAAAAAAATGTGCCACAGTTTGTCCCTCTCTGCGTGTCTTATTCTCATTGATCTCTGTGTAAATGCTGGTCTTTTGCTCGCATATATTTTCATCTTGTAATTTATCTTCTTTGTTTATCCTATTAGGAGTTTTGGAATCAATGTCTGTGGTGAAGGTGGAGAGTACGAAACACTAACTCTTGACTGCCCTCTATTTCGTGTAAGTTTGAAGAGCTGACTAAATGCCACTTGTTTTAGAATGTTAGGTAGACTGTAACCATCACCATGTTCCATGCCGTGTTGGCACTGTCTATTCTAACATGTCATCAGATGGCTGTTGAGCATAGTAATGTTTTTTCTACCAGCAACCAATAACTGTTGAGTTTTCTGTACTATAATATGCCTACGTTTGCAGAATGCAAGGATTGTCCTTGATGATTTTGAAGTGATACTCCACTCTGCTGATTCCATTGCTTCAGTTGGAATTCTTCATCCGCTGGCATTTCATGTTGAGCCCAAGCCAGGTTCATCTAGCAGCATTGGGGATGGCGCCATTGCTGAAGAGAATTCTAGTTGCTTGTATGAAGTAAATGGAGCTATTGCACACACTGATGCGGAAAACAAACAGACCTTGAATCCAACACCAACCTCTGATGCTTACCCAGATACAAATGTATGCATTTCAAAGACAGGGAGGACTTTGTTTTCCATTGGTTGTTGGATAGAAGAACCCTCTAGTGCTTCCCAAGGTGGATACCCCTGTGCTACTTATTTCCATGTTATTGAACTATTCATAATTCTCTGCCTGGTAGGAGTACCTTATGttctctttttttgcggggtaccttatGTTCTATTTCATCTTGCTTTGTTGGACACTCACTTACAATTCCATTACGTCAATAGGCATGAAGGCAGATCTAGTCAAAGTTTTGAGCAGAATCGAGAATCGGCTCAAGGACGGAGGGTTAAGTTGGGCAAATGTTGTATATGTTCACCTCTACATTTCAAGCATGAAGGAATTTGGATTGGCCAATGAAGTTTATGTCAGCTTCATCACAGAAAAGAAATGTCACCTTGGTGTTCCTTCGCGCAGTACAATTGAATTACCACTTGTTCAGGCTGGTTTGGGCCATGCATATGTGGAGGTTCTAGTTGCAAGTGATCTGGTCAAAAGAGTTCTGCACGTACAAAGCATCTCATGCTGGGCTCCTAGTTGCATTGGACCTTATAGCCAGGTAAAAGAACACTCCATGGTAATGCCATGAATTCATACTAAAAGCTGTCTGCAGACTAGTTGCTGTCTGCAGAGCGCAGACTAGTTGCCGGTATATTCAGTTAGCACTGAGTGTTCGCATATGATGACTCTGGGACATGAAATTTCTTTCTAATGTCTTTCAGGCAACACTTTATGGAGAGATTCTCTATATGGCTGGTCAGCTCGGGCTTGACCCCCCTACAATGAAGCTCTGTCCTGGAGGCGCAACAGCTCAACTGGAACTAGCACTGCGAAATAGTGAAGCTGTGGCTAATGCCTTCAAGAGCTCTATCTTCTCTTCAGCAGTACACTTTCTGGTGTACTGCTCTGCCCACCTGACATCCACTGAGAAGGAAGCAGTTGAACAAAAGCTGCAGAATTCATATATTGCTCATTTGGATTCCGCAAGAAGTGGATCATATCCTACTATTCTATATGTACTAGCACCGGATCTTCCAAAAGGGTAAGCATATTTTTCTTCTATCTTTTTTATCAGCAAGAAAACCCGTGTCATCTGGATAAACATATTTGGTGATGCCATGCTGAACTTTATAAGAAATATTTGTTCCATTCTTTCAGAGCATGTGTGGAGATAAAACCAACGTTGTATGTCCCCACTGATGACTACGACGGCGATGACGATGATGGAGATATTACCAAAGAGCTGGAGACCGGAGGGTCAAAGCCATCATCAAGCAAAGTCCCGAGTGAGTGGAGCGCACAATACTCTGGCTTGCATGACTCATGCTGCCTGATCAACGCGGTTGCTGGGAAGATTTGCTCTGCTTTGGTTTCAGTCACGAATGACATCGCATCAAAGATCTGTTCCAGCACCGAACAACTACACCCCTCAAAGGAGCATTTGAAAGCCATAGCTAGGTTTTGTGCTTTCCAGCTCGCAAAGACCCTGACAGACACTGGCTTCACCTGGGACGACGTAACGGTAAGTCCCTGTCCTGTCGTTCCTTTTCATGGCCGCACCGGTCCCGCCTCCTAATCAGCATTACTGAATTCATTTATACCTGCAGATGCTGAGGTTCTACTATTTGGTGAAGCACGCGGCGGCAGCGGACACGATGTCCCGTGCATTCTCTGAGGCCTTCACCGAGCTCGGAGGAGCCGATGGTTCATTGAGAACCGCCGGGGCGCCCGTCTTCAACCTCATCCCGGTCTCGGGGTCCGGCCGCTCCGCGTCGATGGATGATGTTATTACGTGCGAGCTACTAGCTTCCAAGGCTTAAGCCAAGAAGAACCTTGGCCTGCACTTGTTAGCTTCCAAAGCTTAAGTCAAGAACCTGGCCTGTAGTGCACTGTCTGCACATGCAGCTTGGTGCCAGGTGGTTGCATCTTCCGTTGAAACATTGGAGGCAAGCAGTAGTAGGATGGGATTCTCTGCCAAGGGAGCCGGCGCTGCAGCAAGCTGGACAGCAGATAATCAGGTGCCTTGCTGTTGGCGGCAGCTTTCTCTCCGTGAAGTGATTTTTGGGTTTTTATTATTGATGATGATTATATCAATATGGTACTCCCTACTATACTACCACAAAGTACATCGTATCTGGTTGGCCTGTGGCTGTAGCTTTGTAACGACATTGGTTGGCTGGCTCAGTTAGTGGCATGGGTGTTCGTCGTGTCAACCAAGCACGCACGGCTTATTATATTCCCAAGATATATTTTTAAAAGGAAAATTGTTGCAAAATCTGGAGCGCCTACCATTCCAAGGCAaacctcttattttattttattttgaaaggGAGAAGGCAAACCTTttgatatcatcataataaatataacaagtaacaagtaatgtATCCTCTgcccaaaaaattatataattagGCCCAGCCAACGGAAAGGAAATCTTCAGATAGCGATCGAAGCCTATAGTTTATGAAGATGGTCAACAACGATCCTAGCCGCAAAAAACAAATCATCAACCAGCCGATACAGATGCGACGAATGCGCAAGAACAGTTATTGAGTATAAGAATAATATaaatactctctctgttcctaaatactctgtatttgtctttttagagatttcaaatggactaccacatacggatgtgtatagacatattttagagtgtagattcactcatttcacTTTGTATGtactagtcacttgttgaaatctctagaaagacaaatatttaggaacggatgaagGAAGTATATAGCAAGAATAAATTGTGTTAGTAATCAATTTCCCCTCAAAGAAgaaataaatactactccctccgttcattttTATAAGTCATTTCAGATAACTGAAAAATAGgctattttgcacattgtctgcaATGTCTTTAaggccttataaaagtgaacagagggagtacaagaatTTTTATAGACTGGACTTGACCAATTCCAGCTGGAAACTTGTCGACACGCCTTGattaattaaaaataataattaaaaatcaGCTTGattaattaaaaataataattaaaaagcaGCTGTGCTTGACGTTGTAATAATGATAATAATattaataaagaaaaagaaaaaaggcacCCAGCAGCTG
This window contains:
- the LOC123128904 gene encoding diphthine--ammonia ligase, translated to MEVVALVSGGKDSCFSMMRCLDYGHKVVALANLIPLDDAVDELDSYMYQTVGHQIVICYAKCMGLPLFRRRISGSTRDHALKYSVTAGDEVEDMFALLSEVKRRIPSIGAVSSGAIASDYQRLRVESVCSRLGLVSLAYMWRQDQTLLLEEMIRRGIVAITVKVAAMGLKPSAHLGKELAELKGHLLQMNESFGINVCGEGGEYETLTLDCPLFRNARIVLDDFEVILHSADSIASVGILHPLAFHVEPKPGSSSSIGDGAIAEENSSCLYEVNGAIAHTDAENKQTLNPTPTSDAYPDTNVCISKTGRTLFSIGCWIEEPSSASQGMKADLVKVLSRIENRLKDGGLSWANVVYVHLYISSMKEFGLANEVYVSFITEKKCHLGVPSRSTIELPLVQAGLGHAYVEVLVASDLVKRVLHVQSISCWAPSCIGPYSQATLYGEILYMAGQLGLDPPTMKLCPGGATAQLELALRNSEAVANAFKSSIFSSAVHFLVYCSAHLTSTEKEAVEQKLQNSYIAHLDSARSGSYPTILYVLAPDLPKGACVEIKPTLYVPTDDYDGDDDDGDITKELETGGSKPSSSKVPSEWSAQYSGLHDSCCLINAVAGKICSALVSVTNDIASKICSSTEQLHPSKEHLKAIARFCAFQLAKTLTDTGFTWDDVTMLRFYYLVKHAAAADTMSRAFSEAFTELGGADGSLRTAGAPVFNLIPVSGSGRSASMDDVITCELLASKA